Proteins encoded within one genomic window of Companilactobacillus sp.:
- a CDS encoding Lin1244/Lin1753 domain-containing protein — translation MARPIKNGMDYFPMDVDFPTNEKVEAIMGEFGSEGVVALLYLLTAIYRNGYFLKWDKLSQMQLVNRIDGMTIEKMDQLIERLISYDTFSKEVFDDHNVLTSSRVQQTFLEATKRRKEQQKLRFLVNADNNLVSSVVNVDNNPRSSGVNDDISTQSKVKETKEKKSKEKKTKENKSKGKKEEISAVVSLRDTFNSYQETIGVLNPYVQQNIEYRINDFVNQGTSESEANEIVQLAIEKAALSNKLSWNYADGILKNWLDHSLFTLSDVKAEQKPRGKGQPYEVDDSDKLPY, via the coding sequence ATGGCAAGACCGATCAAGAACGGCATGGACTACTTTCCAATGGACGTTGATTTTCCTACGAACGAGAAAGTCGAGGCAATCATGGGAGAGTTCGGCAGTGAGGGCGTTGTTGCTCTGTTGTACCTATTAACAGCAATTTACCGAAATGGCTATTTCTTGAAGTGGGATAAGTTGAGTCAAATGCAATTAGTCAACCGAATTGACGGAATGACAATCGAAAAAATGGATCAGTTAATCGAGAGATTGATTTCATATGACACATTCAGCAAAGAAGTATTCGACGATCACAACGTCCTCACAAGTAGCCGAGTTCAACAAACATTTTTGGAGGCAACAAAACGTCGAAAAGAACAGCAAAAATTGCGGTTTTTAGTTAATGCAGACAATAACCTCGTTTCAAGTGTAGTTAATGTTGACAATAACCCCCGTTCAAGTGGGGTAAATGATGACATTAGTACACAAAGTAAAGTAAAGGAAACTAAAGAAAAGAAAAGCAAAGAAAAGAAAACAAAAGAAAACAAAAGCAAAGGAAAGAAAGAGGAAATTTCTGCTGTTGTTTCCCTCCGAGATACTTTCAATTCTTATCAAGAAACCATTGGAGTGTTGAACCCTTATGTTCAACAAAATATCGAGTATCGGATCAATGACTTTGTAAACCAAGGAACAAGCGAGAGCGAAGCAAACGAAATAGTTCAACTTGCAATTGAAAAGGCAGCACTAAGCAACAAGCTCTCTTGGAACTACGCAGACGGCATATTGAAAAATTGGCTCGATCACAGCTTGTTCACATTAAGCGACGTAAAAGCAGAACAAAAACCGAGGGGCAAAGGACAACCATATGAGGTTGACGACTCCGACAAATTACCTTATTAG
- a CDS encoding site-specific integrase yields MANFEKVGRKWKYRIKYKDADGKWKSKTKSFNTKKEAKVAANEMENSLIRGSSIIDSNTTFYDYYRNWVNVYKKPNVGKTSMNRFNNIATVINNYFPLTRLNEVTKMQYQEFMNDYMKTRSTLTCEKTNGIIRSCVQDAIDDQIIYSDFTRKVKISGTSKRKKSKKYLSISDFQKVIGYTNKHKSYNSITYYEVLTGAYTGLRFEEISGLRWSAIDFKSKTITVDSVYDYMDAGEIQQRTKSKTSKRVIPLLDELAVILKQLKMEQNEWLISQSEIRNNDNIVFLSKNGKIPSDAGLIKSMKYIQTQVGIPTANQIRPHGLRHTFASYLLSTGVQMKYVSQFLGHANTMITSRVYEHLLEEQDKEQTDLTIQAMERLSK; encoded by the coding sequence ATGGCAAACTTTGAAAAAGTTGGAAGAAAATGGAAATATCGAATTAAATATAAAGATGCTGATGGAAAATGGAAATCAAAAACAAAATCATTCAATACTAAAAAAGAAGCTAAGGTTGCTGCAAATGAAATGGAAAATAGTTTAATTCGAGGCAGTAGCATTATTGATAGCAATACCACTTTTTATGATTACTATAGAAATTGGGTGAATGTTTATAAGAAACCTAATGTAGGTAAAACTTCTATGAATCGGTTTAATAACATTGCTACAGTCATCAATAACTATTTCCCACTCACTCGACTTAATGAAGTGACTAAAATGCAGTATCAAGAATTCATGAATGATTACATGAAAACACGGTCAACACTGACCTGTGAAAAAACTAATGGAATAATACGGTCATGTGTTCAAGATGCAATTGATGACCAAATAATATATTCTGACTTCACTCGTAAAGTTAAGATCAGTGGGACATCAAAAAGAAAAAAGTCTAAAAAGTATCTTTCCATTTCTGATTTCCAAAAAGTCATTGGCTATACGAACAAACATAAATCGTACAATAGTATCACCTATTACGAAGTATTGACTGGTGCATATACTGGTTTAAGGTTTGAGGAGATAAGCGGGCTTAGATGGTCAGCAATCGACTTTAAGAGTAAAACAATTACTGTGGATAGCGTGTACGATTATATGGATGCCGGTGAGATTCAGCAACGAACTAAATCAAAGACATCAAAACGTGTTATTCCGTTGCTTGATGAATTAGCTGTGATTCTAAAGCAACTAAAGATGGAGCAGAATGAGTGGCTGATATCACAGAGTGAAATTAGAAACAACGATAATATTGTGTTCCTTTCTAAGAACGGTAAAATCCCTTCTGATGCAGGTTTGATTAAATCAATGAAGTACATTCAAACTCAAGTAGGAATCCCTACAGCTAACCAAATTCGCCCACATGGGTTACGTCATACTTTTGCTAGCTATTTATTATCCACGGGAGTACAAATGAAATATGTATCCCAATTTTTAGGACATGCAAATACTATGATTACAAGCCGAGTCTATGAACATCTATTAGAGGAACAGGACAAGGAACAAACTGATCTAACTATCCAAGCTATGGAACGTCTATCAAAATAA
- a CDS encoding Ltp family lipoprotein — protein sequence MSLNIFGMILDVAIIAILAYALLKFYKGLNNNKIPFVALVIISIILIVPLFKGITANAEEIINPTPFLSVDTKHIKLTGTSQKGILTGKTLSNAMVTLKDTYGVDKNINVKADNKGNFTAKNLDNNTDYKIVSSKNGKKSNSVKVSVSDIPDSAYTKFHIKNANDVGTLTLNNGNDNTVSVSGTASPHSTIKITDPDMNYSVVKTLHVKSDGKWATTLNGPGTGENDKKEKEYDFSAKVKNRATKNDDSIFIENPNHKKKQDIKSNTAKSSDSETDDSSSSNGKVPTEYKLALLRANRYAKVMNMSQQGIYDQLTSQFGDGFSAEAAQYAVDNVKVNWDENALKKAKDYQDKMSMSPNDIQEQLTSQYGEEFTQEQADYAIQHLND from the coding sequence ATGAGTTTAAATATATTTGGAATGATACTTGATGTTGCTATCATTGCTATTCTTGCTTATGCACTTTTAAAATTTTACAAAGGATTAAACAACAATAAAATACCATTTGTTGCTTTAGTAATTATTTCAATCATCTTGATTGTCCCGTTGTTCAAAGGAATTACAGCCAATGCAGAAGAAATTATTAATCCAACACCATTCTTATCTGTAGATACTAAACATATAAAATTGACTGGAACTAGTCAAAAAGGAATATTAACCGGCAAAACACTTTCGAATGCAATGGTCACGCTAAAGGATACTTACGGAGTCGATAAGAATATAAACGTAAAAGCAGATAATAAGGGTAATTTTACAGCTAAAAATTTAGACAATAATACTGATTATAAAATTGTATCTTCAAAAAATGGTAAAAAGTCAAATTCAGTAAAAGTTTCGGTAAGTGATATACCTGATTCTGCGTATACAAAGTTCCATATAAAAAATGCTAACGATGTGGGAACACTTACTTTAAATAATGGTAATGATAATACTGTTTCAGTGAGTGGAACTGCCTCACCACATTCAACTATTAAAATTACTGATCCTGATATGAACTATTCTGTAGTTAAAACTTTACATGTAAAATCTGATGGTAAATGGGCTACTACTTTAAATGGGCCTGGTACAGGGGAAAATGATAAAAAAGAAAAGGAATATGATTTTTCTGCAAAAGTGAAAAATAGAGCTACTAAAAATGATGACTCTATTTTTATTGAAAATCCTAATCATAAAAAGAAGCAAGACATTAAATCTAATACAGCAAAAAGTTCAGATTCTGAAACAGATGATTCATCTTCATCAAATGGTAAAGTTCCTACAGAATACAAGTTAGCGCTACTCCGTGCTAATAGATATGCTAAAGTTATGAATATGTCACAACAAGGAATTTATGACCAGCTTACTTCACAGTTCGGTGATGGTTTTTCAGCTGAAGCTGCACAATATGCGGTTGATAATGTAAAGGTTAATTGGGATGAAAATGCTTTAAAAAAAGCTAAAGATTATCAAGACAAAATGAGCATGTCACCTAACGATATTCAAGAACAATTAACATCTCAATATGGTGAAGAATTTACTCAAGAGCAGGCTGACTATGCAATCCAGCATTTAAACGATTAA
- a CDS encoding helix-turn-helix domain-containing protein yields the protein MPEEKIAEVAYELESSIKIALIKNHITQRELAEQINANPQQLNRAIKGDMTPKSRELRKQIEKILGM from the coding sequence ATGCCAGAAGAAAAAATTGCAGAAGTTGCGTATGAATTAGAAAGTTCAATCAAGATTGCACTTATTAAAAATCATATTACACAACGAGAACTTGCAGAACAAATTAATGCAAATCCTCAACAACTCAATAGAGCAATCAAAGGTGACATGACACCTAAATCTAGAGAATTACGAAAGCAAATTGAAAAAATTCTTGGAATGTAG
- a CDS encoding transcriptional regulator, giving the protein MELSKRKLAYLEELYSDYTNINNLIATRVLELDHPWKQTDENIGGGRSSHISRPQEEIVIKRENDIRLQWLLKLQVAGDKAVEQFTDEQQRMYELKYLSNDYYDWEIVGDIMGCSHTSIYRKRYKFLELLGKQIGYC; this is encoded by the coding sequence ATTGAACTATCGAAACGTAAACTAGCATATTTGGAAGAATTGTATTCAGATTACACGAACATCAACAATTTAATTGCCACTCGTGTCCTAGAACTCGATCACCCGTGGAAACAGACTGATGAAAATATTGGTGGTGGGCGTTCTAGTCACATATCCAGACCACAAGAAGAAATTGTTATCAAGCGTGAGAATGATATTCGGCTCCAGTGGCTATTAAAATTGCAGGTAGCTGGTGATAAGGCAGTTGAACAATTTACTGATGAGCAACAGCGCATGTACGAATTGAAATACCTATCGAATGATTATTATGACTGGGAAATAGTTGGGGATATCATGGGATGTTCACATACCTCAATCTACCGCAAACGGTATAAATTTCTTGAGTTATTGGGTAAACAAATTGGATATTGCTAA
- a CDS encoding phage antirepressor KilAC domain-containing protein: protein MNNLVIMKDQQAVTSSLQVAETFDKSHKHVLEAIDNLKEGVAENWADLFYEDTYIHPQNRQPYRVIYMNRDGFTLLAMGFTGKKALKFKMQYIEAFNKMEDQIKTGGFKIPSTMAEALRLAADQQEQLELMKPKAVFADSVATSHTTILVGDLAKIIKGNGVDTGARRLFQWMRDNGYLIKRKGTDYNSPTQKSMEMGLFKIKESSHVNGDGVTVVTKTPKVTGKGQQYFVNKFLADQQLKIL from the coding sequence ATGAATAACTTAGTAATTATGAAAGACCAACAGGCAGTGACTAGTAGTTTGCAAGTTGCGGAAACATTTGATAAAAGCCACAAGCATGTATTAGAGGCGATCGACAACTTAAAAGAGGGGGTGGCCGAAAATTGGGCAGACCTATTTTACGAAGATACATACATTCATCCTCAAAACAGACAACCATACCGCGTAATTTACATGAACCGAGATGGGTTCACATTACTAGCAATGGGATTCACAGGCAAGAAAGCTCTTAAATTCAAAATGCAATATATTGAAGCTTTTAACAAGATGGAAGACCAAATCAAAACAGGTGGTTTCAAAATTCCGTCGACAATGGCCGAGGCTTTACGTTTAGCAGCAGACCAACAAGAACAACTTGAGTTAATGAAACCGAAAGCAGTATTTGCGGATTCGGTAGCCACATCACATACCACTATCTTAGTTGGTGATCTTGCCAAAATCATCAAAGGAAATGGCGTTGATACAGGTGCAAGACGTTTATTCCAATGGATGAGAGACAACGGTTATCTGATTAAGCGTAAAGGTACTGACTATAATTCTCCAACTCAAAAATCAATGGAAATGGGATTGTTCAAGATCAAGGAATCGAGCCACGTTAACGGTGATGGGGTAACTGTCGTTACTAAAACACCTAAGGTTACCGGTAAAGGACAACAATACTTCGTAAATAAATTTCTTGCAGATCAGCAGTTAAAAATCTTATAG
- a CDS encoding helix-turn-helix domain-containing protein: MTTLDRIKKISKQRGFSLTKVNDMANLGTNTIYSWKHKEPGINNLKAVANVLHVSVDYLLGKTDDPDINAKSKKVDIKDAMQDDYTIMSYGGREIPPEELEMIRRILDGGK; encoded by the coding sequence ATGACAACGTTAGATAGAATTAAAAAAATTTCAAAGCAAAGAGGTTTTAGTCTTACAAAAGTGAACGATATGGCTAATTTAGGTACCAACACTATATATTCATGGAAACATAAAGAGCCTGGAATTAATAATCTTAAGGCTGTTGCTAATGTTTTACACGTATCTGTAGACTACCTATTGGGTAAAACGGATGATCCGGATATTAACGCTAAATCTAAAAAAGTAGATATTAAAGATGCTATGCAAGATGACTACACCATCATGAGCTATGGTGGTAGAGAAATACCACCGGAGGAATTAGAAATGATTAGACGTATCTTAGATGGGGGAAAATAA
- a CDS encoding NUMOD4 motif-containing HNH endonuclease, whose product MEQWKKVPNFERYEVSNLGRVKSTVTGQIQKLSKPGRRTAYLKTSFQDDNGKIRTFDVHRLVAELFCTKPEIDKVLVVDHLNGNTKDNRADNLEWITISENQRRRKAYEFGYSVKDTSIVWFDENGIIQGIFESCRQASIKTGLAYTAITKCCSTRYPRVVNVGRWGFERVPTKDIYNLYWEQKKSRTTAMAQDE is encoded by the coding sequence ATGGAGCAATGGAAAAAAGTGCCTAATTTTGAACGATATGAGGTTTCAAACCTTGGAAGAGTCAAAAGTACAGTAACCGGACAAATTCAGAAGTTGTCAAAACCCGGACGACGGACTGCTTACTTGAAAACGTCCTTTCAAGATGACAACGGAAAAATCAGAACCTTTGACGTTCACAGGTTAGTTGCCGAGTTGTTTTGCACCAAGCCGGAAATAGACAAAGTGCTTGTTGTGGATCACTTAAACGGAAACACCAAAGACAACAGAGCAGACAATTTGGAATGGATCACGATAAGTGAAAATCAACGCAGACGAAAAGCATACGAGTTTGGTTACTCGGTAAAAGATACCTCAATAGTTTGGTTCGACGAGAACGGAATTATACAAGGAATTTTCGAAAGTTGCCGACAAGCCTCAATCAAAACGGGCTTGGCATACACAGCAATTACAAAGTGTTGTTCAACAAGATACCCGAGAGTTGTAAACGTCGGTCGTTGGGGCTTTGAGAGAGTACCAACAAAAGATATTTACAACTTGTATTGGGAACAAAAAAAGTCCCGTACCACGGCAATGGCACAGGACGAGTAA
- a CDS encoding recombinase RecT — protein sequence MANALSRLPIQTLVKEPKISEKFEEVLGNKSAQFVTSLINVVNSNQSLKNVDQMSVVASAMVAASLDLPINQNLGYMWLVPYGGKAQPQMGYKGYIQLAQRTGQYEKLTAVPVYEDEFKSYDPLTEELVYKSNFKDRGDEKPVGYAGRFLLKSGFEKTVYWTRKMIDDHRQQFSKTSGKAKPTGVWASNYDAMALKTVIRNLISKWGPMSVEMQTAYENDEQNVQMETNGIKEVQAEETDQPATNLDQLINGSEEEGSSNGSISNSQSVE from the coding sequence ATGGCAAACGCATTGTCAAGACTACCAATTCAAACACTGGTAAAAGAACCAAAGATTTCAGAAAAATTCGAGGAAGTATTAGGTAATAAATCAGCTCAATTTGTCACGTCACTAATTAACGTTGTTAACAGTAACCAATCACTTAAAAACGTGGATCAAATGAGTGTCGTTGCCTCTGCAATGGTCGCTGCTAGTTTAGATTTACCAATTAATCAAAACCTCGGTTACATGTGGTTAGTTCCATACGGTGGCAAAGCACAACCACAAATGGGCTACAAAGGATATATCCAATTAGCACAAAGAACAGGACAATACGAAAAATTAACGGCAGTTCCCGTATATGAGGACGAGTTCAAAAGTTATGATCCATTGACCGAGGAATTAGTTTACAAATCTAATTTCAAGGACAGAGGGGACGAAAAGCCGGTTGGATATGCAGGTCGCTTTTTATTAAAGAGTGGTTTTGAAAAGACAGTCTATTGGACTAGAAAAATGATTGACGATCACAGACAGCAATTTTCAAAGACAAGTGGAAAAGCAAAACCAACAGGAGTTTGGGCTTCAAATTACGACGCAATGGCATTAAAAACCGTTATAAGAAACCTTATCAGTAAATGGGGACCAATGAGTGTTGAAATGCAAACAGCTTATGAGAACGACGAACAAAACGTTCAAATGGAAACCAATGGAATTAAAGAAGTACAAGCCGAAGAAACGGATCAACCTGCAACCAACTTGGATCAATTAATCAACGGATCAGAAGAGGAGGGTTCAAGCAATGGATCAATTAGCAATTCACAGAGTGTTGAATAA
- a CDS encoding LuxR C-terminal-related transcriptional regulator, protein MTDQNLAVFQMRANGYSFIDIADALKISDETVQELDNYNRVHERELQYQSDFYA, encoded by the coding sequence ATGACGGATCAAAATTTAGCAGTATTTCAAATGAGAGCAAACGGATATTCATTTATCGACATTGCGGACGCCTTGAAGATTTCCGACGAAACAGTGCAAGAGCTAGACAACTACAACCGAGTTCATGAAAGGGAGTTGCAGTACCAAAGCGACTTTTACGCATAA
- the ssb gene encoding single-stranded DNA-binding protein encodes MINRTVLVGRLTRDVELRYTANGNAVASFTVAVNRTFTNSQGEREADFINVVMWRKAAENFANFTHKGSLVGIDGRIQTRTYENDQGNRVFVTEVVAENFSLLEPKSHDQEQGSRPTQQQPTKQEPTQSQPPLKSEPTKTDIPPRQKSYEETNGMNANGTYGKQLSSQNNDPFANNGNTIDITDDDLPF; translated from the coding sequence GTGATAAACAGAACAGTATTAGTTGGCAGATTAACAAGGGACGTTGAATTGCGTTATACGGCAAACGGTAACGCCGTAGCGAGTTTTACAGTCGCAGTCAACAGAACATTCACGAACTCACAAGGAGAGCGTGAGGCGGACTTTATCAACGTTGTTATGTGGAGGAAAGCTGCGGAGAACTTTGCAAACTTTACTCACAAGGGATCACTTGTTGGAATTGACGGACGTATTCAAACAAGAACTTATGAAAACGACCAAGGAAACCGTGTTTTTGTAACCGAAGTAGTTGCAGAGAACTTTTCATTGCTTGAACCAAAATCACACGATCAAGAACAAGGATCAAGACCAACTCAACAACAACCCACAAAACAAGAACCAACTCAATCACAACCGCCTTTGAAATCAGAACCAACAAAGACGGATATTCCACCACGTCAAAAGTCGTATGAGGAAACAAACGGAATGAATGCAAACGGAACATACGGAAAACAACTGTCAAGTCAGAACAACGATCCATTTGCAAACAATGGAAACACCATTGATATTACCGACGACGATTTACCATTTTAG
- a CDS encoding ATP-binding protein — protein MENLGTIMSDILKRVEKERGITVDLENIDMEERRKQDEIRITKKYKAQEKYRMFNSSLVSDPDDLKSTFDDFLTDTPEQEEELSQAQNIANKIYKGDTSNYLFTGKAGRGKTMLAVSILNGLKSLDTDITCLFVSVEMLVNLERQAVVDKFNIEKNDVYRLEKCIEKCDVLVLDDLGSETSFVTGSDIQPATRFTQEVLFRIADYRKNKANIITTNNAGGELQRMYHGKIVSRLLTRKPENVIVFGGQDMREV, from the coding sequence ATGGAGAACTTAGGCACGATCATGAGTGACATTCTCAAAAGAGTTGAAAAAGAACGAGGGATCACAGTTGACTTGGAAAATATCGACATGGAGGAACGTCGAAAGCAGGACGAAATACGGATCACGAAAAAATACAAAGCACAAGAAAAGTATCGAATGTTTAACAGCTCTCTTGTGAGTGATCCAGACGACCTCAAAAGCACGTTTGATGATTTCCTAACAGATACACCAGAGCAAGAGGAAGAACTCTCACAAGCTCAAAATATCGCAAATAAGATATACAAAGGGGACACGTCGAACTATTTATTTACCGGTAAAGCAGGAAGAGGAAAAACAATGTTGGCTGTCAGCATTCTAAACGGCTTGAAATCACTTGATACCGACATAACTTGTTTGTTTGTGAGTGTGGAAATGCTCGTGAACCTCGAACGACAAGCGGTTGTTGATAAATTCAACATTGAAAAGAACGACGTTTACCGACTAGAGAAATGTATCGAGAAATGCGACGTTCTCGTCCTTGATGACTTGGGAAGTGAAACCAGTTTTGTAACTGGATCAGACATTCAACCTGCTACACGGTTCACACAAGAGGTGTTGTTCCGTATAGCCGATTATCGAAAGAACAAAGCAAATATCATTACAACAAACAATGCAGGCGGAGAACTACAACGAATGTATCACGGAAAAATAGTAAGTCGCTTGCTCACTAGAAAACCAGAAAACGTGATCGTGTTTGGCGGTCAAGACATGAGAGAGGTGTAG
- a CDS encoding PD-(D/E)XK nuclease-like domain-containing protein, producing the protein MDQLAIHRVLNKKTYYTIESDRYYQSATFFKKFMNCEAATMAELKGIYQPDKNAKALLVGNYLHSYFESKTAHDKFIKDHESEMLTQKGTLLKDYKVADSMIATLADDPMFNNLYVGDKETIVKGKIGGVKWKGKIDCLNLERKIFLDLKTTREIDRKYWNEDTRMWQSFMDEYNYPLQMYVYQQLIYQKFGVMCTPYIIAVSKQDIPAKAVISIPPKRMDQARDQIEEMQQRVEEVKNGLKEPMRCGKCAYCRQTAVLRDITSMDDLIS; encoded by the coding sequence ATGGATCAATTAGCAATTCACAGAGTGTTGAATAAGAAAACATATTACACGATTGAGTCGGATAGATATTATCAATCAGCAACATTCTTCAAAAAGTTCATGAATTGCGAAGCAGCAACAATGGCGGAACTAAAGGGCATTTATCAACCCGATAAAAACGCAAAGGCTTTGTTAGTCGGAAACTACTTACATTCGTACTTTGAAAGCAAGACAGCACACGACAAGTTCATTAAGGATCACGAGAGCGAAATGCTTACTCAAAAAGGAACGTTGTTGAAAGATTACAAGGTCGCAGACTCAATGATTGCAACTCTTGCGGACGATCCTATGTTTAACAACCTCTATGTGGGAGATAAAGAAACTATCGTCAAAGGAAAAATTGGCGGCGTGAAGTGGAAAGGCAAAATTGATTGTCTAAATCTTGAACGCAAGATTTTTCTCGACCTCAAAACAACCCGAGAGATTGATCGCAAGTATTGGAATGAGGACACAAGAATGTGGCAATCATTCATGGACGAATACAACTATCCGTTGCAAATGTATGTGTACCAACAACTCATTTACCAAAAGTTCGGAGTCATGTGTACGCCTTATATTATCGCAGTCAGTAAACAAGACATTCCTGCAAAAGCAGTGATTTCGATACCACCAAAAAGAATGGATCAAGCACGGGATCAAATCGAAGAAATGCAGCAAAGAGTCGAAGAGGTAAAAAACGGCTTAAAAGAACCAATGCGTTGCGGTAAATGTGCTTATTGCAGACAAACAGCAGTGTTGAGGGACATTACAAGCATGGACGATTTAATCAGTTAG
- a CDS encoding DUF2513 domain-containing protein: MRLNQDCVRDVMLYIEDKAVFGKFLFLDEFLEASELSNYEKDTIKYVLAKLDETNYLKSSIQWVNGDIYSFSTGMITWNGHKFLDTIRDNKVWSKTKSITKDFASVSISLIENIGSKVIAEMILNQMGNP; the protein is encoded by the coding sequence ATGCGTTTAAACCAGGATTGTGTTCGTGACGTTATGCTTTATATTGAAGATAAAGCTGTTTTTGGAAAATTCTTGTTCCTAGACGAATTTCTAGAAGCAAGTGAATTATCCAACTACGAGAAGGATACAATTAAATATGTTCTTGCTAAGTTAGACGAAACCAATTACTTAAAGTCATCTATTCAATGGGTGAACGGTGACATTTATTCATTTAGTACTGGCATGATTACTTGGAATGGTCATAAATTTTTAGACACAATTCGTGATAATAAGGTATGGAGTAAAACTAAATCCATCACCAAAGATTTCGCGTCTGTTTCTATTTCTTTGATTGAAAACATAGGATCAAAAGTTATTGCCGAGATGATTTTGAATCAAATGGGTAATCCTTAA
- a CDS encoding RusA family crossover junction endodeoxyribonuclease: protein MKITIKGEPVAAPRPRFSRWGTYNTPKYTKYKTSIEEQYRAEFNDEQLFDRGEPLRVELHFYRGIQKSVSKKEHERRANHEVRPAVKSDIDNYTKSILDGLKKAWFDDGQIVELVAIKDYDENPRVEVKVSTINENEEDE, encoded by the coding sequence ATGAAAATCACGATTAAGGGAGAACCTGTTGCAGCACCACGTCCAAGGTTTTCAAGGTGGGGAACGTACAATACCCCGAAATATACGAAGTACAAGACGAGTATCGAAGAACAATATCGTGCAGAGTTCAACGACGAACAACTTTTTGATCGTGGAGAACCATTACGAGTTGAATTGCATTTTTACAGAGGAATACAGAAGTCAGTTTCAAAAAAAGAACACGAACGACGAGCAAATCACGAAGTTAGACCTGCGGTCAAGTCTGATATTGACAACTACACAAAATCAATACTCGACGGACTCAAAAAAGCATGGTTTGACGACGGGCAAATTGTCGAACTAGTAGCGATCAAAGATTATGACGAAAACCCGAGGGTTGAGGTCAAGGTATCAACAATAAATGAAAACGAGGAGGACGAATAA
- a CDS encoding M48 family metalloprotease: MSDVTTYLLNYALDNHIGFELLNGIDSDWPSLAIPERNMMFINTNWYKQEELPMVVAHEIGHMLNGDSCYMYDKSGVGKINAESAANKVAIDLLLQYCKDYDIHFNSYIMFLQQFCIPLRYEYIAKRKMVVM; encoded by the coding sequence ATGAGTGATGTTACAACTTACTTACTGAATTACGCACTAGATAATCACATAGGATTCGAATTACTTAATGGAATAGATTCTGATTGGCCTTCCTTAGCTATACCAGAACGTAACATGATGTTTATTAATACGAATTGGTACAAGCAAGAGGAACTACCAATGGTGGTAGCTCATGAGATTGGTCATATGCTTAATGGTGATTCTTGCTATATGTATGACAAGTCTGGTGTGGGGAAGATTAATGCTGAAAGTGCTGCTAATAAAGTAGCTATAGATTTACTACTACAATATTGTAAAGATTATGATATCCACTTCAATAGCTATATTATGTTTCTACAGCAATTCTGTATTCCATTGAGATATGAATACATTGCCAAAAGAAAAATGGTTGTAATGTGA
- a CDS encoding DUF771 domain-containing protein, which yields MQKITATVVMEVPKDKVVITKAEYEQLKHDADAGTWWTTQDITDRYHHKMDWFKEKIFYQPKYKKLLSDEYGGPVHYSSNDNGRHWSFEPNGFKIFMEKYFSEINGGKSR from the coding sequence ATGCAAAAAATAACGGCAACCGTAGTAATGGAAGTTCCAAAAGACAAAGTTGTTATTACAAAAGCAGAATACGAACAGCTTAAACATGATGCGGATGCAGGAACTTGGTGGACAACGCAAGATATCACTGATCGCTACCATCACAAAATGGACTGGTTTAAGGAGAAGATATTTTACCAGCCTAAATATAAGAAGCTGCTAAGTGATGAATACGGTGGACCAGTTCATTACTCGAGCAATGACAACGGAAGACATTGGAGCTTTGAACCAAATGGCTTCAAAATTTTTATGGAGAAATATTTCTCGGAAATAAACGGAGGTAAATCAAGATGA